In uncultured Campylobacter sp., a genomic segment contains:
- the rsmD gene encoding 16S rRNA (guanine(966)-N(2))-methyltransferase RsmD, whose amino-acid sequence MKNLYATISSGKFKGKKLLLPSLQTTRSTKSIVKGSFFDSFRYELSGKVFIEAFGGSALMAAEALSNGATKAYAVEIDKNAYKIAIQNAKLIGDELEIINGDTFDTTPAVVARQNLPVILYLDPPFDIREGFADVYEKCVNLARNLPKDKIYLIAFEHASHLNLPENIGAFTLLKSKKFGNTSLSYYS is encoded by the coding sequence TTGAAAAATCTCTACGCTACGATTTCAAGCGGTAAATTTAAAGGTAAAAAGCTGCTTTTGCCATCGCTTCAAACTACGCGAAGCACCAAAAGCATCGTCAAGGGCTCGTTTTTCGATTCGTTTCGCTACGAGCTATCGGGTAAGGTTTTTATCGAGGCTTTCGGCGGTAGCGCGCTGATGGCCGCAGAGGCGCTAAGTAACGGCGCGACAAAGGCTTACGCGGTAGAAATCGACAAAAACGCCTACAAGATCGCGATACAAAACGCTAAGCTTATCGGCGACGAGTTAGAAATCATAAACGGCGATACTTTTGATACTACTCCCGCCGTCGTCGCGAGGCAAAATTTGCCCGTTATCTTGTATCTTGACCCGCCTTTTGATATCAGGGAAGGCTTTGCTGACGTTTATGAAAAGTGCGTAAATTTAGCAAGAAATTTGCCAAAAGATAAAATTTACTTGATCGCTTTCGAGCACGCCAGCCATCTAAATTTACCGGAAAACATCGGCGCGTTTACGCTTTTAAAATCTAAAAAATTCGGAAACACCTCGCTTAGCTACTATTCTTAA